In one window of Duganella dendranthematis DNA:
- a CDS encoding DUF4844 domain-containing protein: MFIKVLAGAAALVAAIVIAGVSGLLFYVWPTGFHDQQLAITPEVLQRLRSLKSEHKFGPDHATFYPGAMHESERLMAQASVDSTIESLIAELPARPQRSTVLRTIKHTLASPGTSESEERDQMLTYFTKVMAVCGVESSDELFNVWRYGFPYGWLI, from the coding sequence GTGTTTATCAAAGTACTGGCCGGAGCAGCGGCCCTCGTGGCGGCGATCGTCATTGCCGGGGTTTCGGGCCTTCTGTTTTATGTGTGGCCGACCGGTTTCCATGACCAGCAATTAGCGATCACGCCGGAAGTGCTCCAGCGTTTGCGTAGTTTGAAATCAGAGCATAAATTCGGCCCCGATCACGCCACCTTCTATCCTGGGGCGATGCATGAAAGCGAACGGTTAATGGCGCAGGCATCCGTAGACTCGACCATCGAGTCGCTGATTGCCGAACTGCCTGCGCGACCACAACGCTCCACGGTGCTGCGGACCATCAAACACACCCTGGCTAGTCCGGGGACGTCCGAGTCCGAGGAGCGCGACCAGATGCTGACGTACTTCACCAAAGTGATGGCTGTTTGTGGCGTGGAGAGTTCCGACGAACTATTCAACGTCTGGCGCTACGGATTCCCTTACGGTTGGCTCATCTAA
- a CDS encoding DEAD/DEAH box helicase, whose protein sequence is MSASPVSPITLFSELNLGAPLLQALNDVGYESPSPIQAATIPLLLDNRDVLGQAQTGTGKTAAFALPILARIDIKQTTPQALVLAPTRELAIQVAEAFQTYAKHIPGFHVLPIYGGQSYGPQLSALRRGVHVVVGTPGRVIDHLDKGSLDLSKLKTLVLDEADEMLRMGFIDDVERILQETPESRQTALFSATMPSAIRRIANTYLHEPKEVTVAAKTGTNENIRQRYWLVSGMHKLDALTRILEAENFDGMIIFSRTKLGTEELAQKLQARGFSAAAINGDIQQAQRERTVQMLKDGKIDILVATDVAARGLDVERISHVVNYDVPHDPESYTHRIGRTGRAGRSGEAILFITPREKGLLKMIERSTRQPIDQLELPTIQAVNDVRIAKFKQQITETLAEGGLELFQSLIEDYEQEYNIPAVEIAAALAKLARGDVPLLLDKKQKTEWEERPARPASASFDRPERGDRFGDRAERGDRSERFPKKERIARDSEPGMRTYRIEVGYQHGVKPGNIVGAIANEGGIDSKNIGRIEIFDDYTVLDMPDTLSRESLEMMGGIRVAGQALRISVDGQGAPAPAAAPAPAKPRAIKPVAAPAPVSSGSPLEKAARVTADELVEDAPAKKKKEKPGKQTVPMSAFRVEVGRNNEITPANIVGAIANETGLEAKYIGRIEIFEDHSMLELPDGMPEDMFRSLGKVWVGGAQLKISQIDRMPPESVKHTPPKKPAPGAKPKKKY, encoded by the coding sequence ATGTCTGCATCTCCAGTATCCCCCATTACCCTTTTCTCGGAACTCAACCTCGGCGCGCCGCTGCTGCAGGCGTTGAACGACGTCGGTTACGAGTCGCCGTCGCCGATCCAGGCCGCGACCATTCCGCTGCTGCTGGACAACCGCGACGTGCTGGGCCAGGCCCAGACCGGCACCGGTAAAACCGCCGCCTTTGCGCTGCCGATCCTGGCGCGCATCGATATCAAACAGACCACGCCGCAAGCGCTGGTGCTGGCGCCGACCCGCGAACTGGCGATCCAGGTCGCCGAGGCGTTCCAGACCTACGCCAAGCATATTCCCGGCTTCCACGTGCTGCCGATCTACGGCGGCCAGAGCTACGGTCCCCAGCTGTCGGCGCTGCGCCGCGGCGTGCACGTGGTGGTCGGTACCCCCGGCCGCGTGATCGATCACCTGGACAAGGGTTCGCTCGACCTGTCCAAGCTGAAAACGCTGGTGCTGGACGAAGCCGACGAAATGCTGCGCATGGGCTTTATCGACGACGTCGAGCGCATCCTGCAAGAAACGCCGGAGTCGCGCCAGACCGCGCTGTTCTCGGCCACCATGCCGTCGGCCATCCGCCGCATCGCCAATACCTACCTGCATGAGCCGAAGGAAGTGACCGTTGCCGCCAAGACTGGCACCAACGAGAACATCCGCCAGCGTTACTGGCTGGTGTCCGGCATGCACAAGCTGGACGCGCTGACCCGCATCCTGGAAGCCGAGAATTTCGACGGCATGATTATTTTCTCGCGTACCAAGCTGGGCACCGAGGAACTGGCGCAGAAGCTGCAAGCACGCGGTTTCTCGGCCGCCGCCATCAACGGCGACATCCAGCAGGCGCAGCGTGAGCGCACCGTGCAGATGCTCAAGGACGGCAAGATCGATATCCTGGTGGCGACCGACGTGGCCGCCCGCGGCCTGGACGTGGAGCGTATTTCGCACGTGGTCAACTACGACGTGCCGCACGATCCGGAAAGCTATACTCACCGTATCGGCCGCACCGGCCGCGCCGGCCGTAGCGGCGAGGCGATCCTGTTCATCACGCCACGCGAAAAAGGCCTGCTGAAGATGATCGAGCGCTCGACCCGCCAACCGATCGACCAGCTGGAATTGCCAACCATCCAGGCGGTGAACGATGTGCGTATCGCCAAGTTTAAGCAGCAGATCACCGAGACGCTGGCTGAAGGCGGCCTGGAGCTGTTCCAGTCGCTGATCGAGGACTACGAGCAGGAGTACAACATTCCGGCGGTGGAAATCGCTGCGGCGCTGGCCAAGCTGGCGCGCGGCGATGTGCCGCTGCTGCTGGACAAGAAGCAGAAGACCGAGTGGGAAGAGCGTCCGGCCCGTCCGGCGTCGGCCTCGTTCGACCGCCCTGAGCGCGGCGACCGTTTCGGCGACCGTGCCGAGCGTGGCGACCGCAGCGAGCGTTTCCCGAAAAAGGAACGCATCGCGCGCGACTCCGAGCCGGGCATGCGTACCTACCGCATTGAAGTCGGCTACCAGCACGGCGTCAAGCCGGGCAATATCGTCGGCGCCATCGCCAACGAAGGTGGCATCGATTCGAAGAACATCGGCCGCATCGAGATCTTCGACGACTACACGGTGCTGGACATGCCCGATACGCTGAGCCGCGAATCACTGGAAATGATGGGCGGTATCCGTGTGGCCGGCCAGGCGCTGCGCATCAGCGTCGACGGCCAGGGCGCGCCGGCGCCAGCCGCTGCACCGGCCCCGGCCAAGCCACGCGCCATCAAGCCAGTGGCGGCGCCGGCGCCAGTGTCGTCCGGTTCGCCGCTGGAAAAAGCTGCCCGCGTGACGGCCGACGAGCTGGTGGAAGACGCGCCAGCCAAGAAGAAAAAGGAAAAGCCAGGCAAGCAAACGGTGCCGATGAGTGCTTTCCGCGTGGAAGTGGGCCGCAATAACGAGATCACGCCAGCCAACATCGTCGGCGCCATCGCCAACGAGACCGGTCTGGAAGCCAAGTACATCGGCCGTATCGAGATCTTTGAGGACCACAGCATGCTGGAGTTGCCAGATGGCATGCCTGAAGACATGTTCCGCAGCCTGGGCAAGGTCTGGGTCGGCGGCGCACAGCTGAAGATCAGCCAGATCGACCGCATGCCGCCGGAATCGGTCAAGCACACGCCGCCGAAGAAGCCGGCGCCCGGCGCCAAGCCGAAGAAGAAGTACTAA
- a CDS encoding APH(3')-I family aminoglycoside O-phosphotransferase: MDLNREQTCGVVSAPLEIAAMLTGYEWLCNTVGESGGTVYRLRSKEGASDLYLKYGRDAVADEISTEMERLNWLARYMTVPAVVHFTRTPDEAWLLMTAVPGTTAYQVLQAHPDYQLALVDAIARFLRQLHAIPVNECPFNSGHAYRLSCARARIDAGLVDEGDFDEERDGWTAEQVWEAMQRLLPLTPDPVVTHGDFSLDNLLIKDGEVIGCIDTGRVGIADRYQDLAILLNCLTEFDAALQERFLKQYGIDEPDQDKLQFHLLLDELF; the protein is encoded by the coding sequence ATGGATTTGAATCGCGAACAAACTTGCGGCGTAGTATCCGCACCATTGGAAATCGCTGCCATGCTGACCGGGTATGAATGGCTCTGCAATACGGTTGGTGAGTCCGGCGGTACCGTTTATCGACTCCGTAGCAAGGAAGGTGCCTCGGATTTATATTTGAAGTACGGTAGAGATGCCGTCGCCGATGAGATCAGCACTGAAATGGAAAGACTAAACTGGCTGGCTCGATACATGACTGTGCCGGCAGTCGTCCATTTCACCCGTACGCCAGATGAGGCATGGCTATTGATGACGGCAGTGCCAGGAACAACCGCTTACCAAGTTCTTCAGGCACATCCTGATTATCAACTTGCCCTCGTGGACGCAATTGCAAGGTTCTTGCGTCAACTACATGCAATTCCAGTGAACGAATGTCCGTTCAACAGCGGCCATGCCTACCGGCTCAGCTGTGCACGAGCGCGCATCGATGCCGGTTTGGTCGACGAGGGTGATTTTGATGAGGAGCGCGATGGCTGGACGGCCGAACAGGTCTGGGAGGCGATGCAACGGCTGCTACCACTCACGCCCGACCCTGTCGTTACGCATGGGGACTTTTCACTCGACAACCTACTCATCAAAGATGGCGAGGTGATCGGCTGTATCGATACCGGGCGGGTCGGTATCGCTGATCGCTACCAAGACCTCGCCATTTTGTTGAACTGCCTCACAGAGTTCGATGCCGCGCTTCAAGAGAGGTTCCTGAAGCAATACGGAATTGATGAACCGGACCAGGACAAGCTGCAATTCCATTTGTTGCTGGACGAGCTATTCTGA
- a CDS encoding TonB-dependent receptor plug domain-containing protein, whose protein sequence is MHKATLKIGVAAVLSTLAFSVYAAEDDTVAAPADAASPNVGAVIVTGTRSSGIKVENSASPIQVLDSASLARTGQPDLIQALAQNLPSFTAQAFGGDAANLTLSARLRGLSPNNTLVLINGKRRHGTANLAVLGGPYQGGAAADLNYIPVSAIDHIEVLQDGAAAQYGSDAIAGVINIILKSNNHGGTATANGGGYSDGGGRTLDGSANIGVEPFQDAFLSLTAESKYHGYSDRGGIDPRVVDPANVALYPGMFQEPGYPHVNKIQGDAQYHLSVVAANFGWDISPDSQLYAFATAGRKEARAYENYRLPSRLPKIYPTGFSPKETMKEEDFAFTGGYKTKAAGWNIDLSSTYGRDKARIGVADSGNVSLFNDTGFTPTVFSAGAFIASQLTTTLEASKEFDIGWAKPLNIAGGIEHRIDKYEIEAGDEASRYKEGSQSYPGFSLTDAGSHRRTNKAAYLDFAGNPIADLTLDLAARYEHFSDFGNAKVGKFTTRYDFSPVVALRGTVSNGFRAPTLAESYYSATNVSPGSAFVQLAPNSAGAKLVGVDGLKPERSTNFSVGLVLNPASNLSMTLDAYQITIRDRIVGSGALNGSGADVVSPAVVAAIKANGNVLDSSVTTTGINIFSNAVNTRSRGVEFVTTLNERYGTAGSVDWSIAANYNKVEVIKINQVPAQLLPQTLLDRTAISDLETASPKMRLNLGALWKIGNWTVNLREAIYGKSSEWQHPDGSSNYYLTKIATKAITDLEVGYKLNSAWSLAVGANNLFNTYPNGINPGMLAEQRGNNDNGAVTVLPSFSPFGINGGYYYARANYKF, encoded by the coding sequence ATGCATAAGGCCACACTGAAGATCGGCGTCGCAGCCGTGTTGTCCACCCTGGCATTTAGCGTCTACGCCGCTGAAGACGATACTGTCGCCGCACCGGCCGATGCGGCCTCGCCTAACGTCGGGGCGGTGATCGTGACGGGCACGCGCTCGAGCGGCATCAAGGTCGAAAACAGTGCTTCGCCGATCCAGGTGCTGGATTCGGCCTCGCTGGCGCGCACCGGCCAGCCCGACCTGATCCAGGCGCTGGCGCAGAATCTGCCGTCCTTCACGGCGCAGGCTTTCGGCGGCGACGCTGCCAATCTGACGCTGTCGGCGCGCCTGCGCGGCCTGAGCCCGAACAACACGCTGGTGCTCATCAACGGCAAGCGCCGCCACGGCACCGCCAACCTTGCCGTTCTGGGTGGACCTTACCAGGGCGGCGCGGCGGCTGATCTGAACTACATTCCGGTATCCGCCATCGACCACATCGAGGTGTTGCAGGATGGTGCGGCCGCGCAGTATGGCTCCGACGCGATTGCCGGCGTGATCAACATCATCCTCAAATCGAATAACCACGGCGGCACCGCCACCGCCAACGGCGGCGGCTACTCCGATGGCGGCGGCCGCACCCTGGACGGCAGCGCCAACATCGGCGTCGAGCCGTTCCAGGACGCTTTCCTCAGCCTCACCGCGGAATCCAAATACCACGGCTACAGCGACCGTGGCGGCATCGATCCACGCGTGGTCGATCCGGCCAACGTCGCGCTGTACCCCGGCATGTTCCAGGAGCCGGGCTACCCGCACGTCAACAAGATCCAGGGCGACGCACAGTATCACCTGAGCGTGGTCGCCGCCAACTTTGGCTGGGATATATCGCCGGACAGCCAGTTGTATGCGTTTGCCACCGCCGGCCGCAAGGAAGCGCGCGCGTACGAGAACTACCGCCTGCCGAGCCGCCTGCCGAAGATCTATCCGACCGGCTTCTCGCCGAAGGAAACCATGAAGGAAGAGGACTTCGCCTTCACCGGTGGTTACAAGACCAAGGCCGCAGGCTGGAACATCGACCTGAGCTCGACCTATGGCCGCGACAAGGCGCGCATCGGCGTGGCCGATTCGGGCAACGTCTCGCTGTTTAACGACACCGGCTTCACGCCGACCGTGTTCAGCGCCGGCGCCTTCATCGCCAGCCAGCTGACCACCACGCTGGAAGCGTCGAAGGAATTCGACATCGGCTGGGCCAAGCCGCTCAACATCGCCGGTGGTATCGAGCACCGCATCGACAAATACGAAATCGAAGCCGGCGACGAAGCGTCGCGCTACAAGGAAGGTTCGCAGTCGTATCCGGGCTTCTCGCTGACCGACGCCGGCAGCCATCGTCGCACCAACAAGGCGGCCTATCTGGACTTCGCCGGCAATCCGATCGCCGATCTGACGCTGGATCTGGCGGCGCGCTATGAACACTTCAGCGATTTCGGTAACGCCAAGGTGGGCAAGTTCACCACCCGCTACGATTTCTCGCCGGTGGTGGCGTTGCGCGGTACCGTGTCCAACGGTTTCCGGGCGCCGACGCTGGCCGAGTCGTACTACTCGGCCACCAACGTCTCGCCGGGTTCGGCCTTCGTCCAGCTGGCGCCGAATTCGGCTGGCGCCAAACTGGTGGGCGTCGATGGGCTGAAGCCTGAGCGTTCGACCAACTTCAGCGTCGGGCTGGTATTGAATCCGGCGTCGAACCTGTCGATGACGCTGGACGCCTACCAGATCACCATCCGCGACCGCATCGTCGGTAGTGGTGCGTTGAACGGTTCCGGTGCGGACGTGGTGTCGCCAGCCGTCGTGGCAGCCATCAAGGCCAACGGCAACGTGCTCGATTCGTCGGTGACCACCACCGGCATCAACATCTTCTCGAACGCGGTCAACACCCGCAGCCGCGGTGTGGAATTCGTCACCACGCTCAATGAGCGTTATGGTACGGCGGGCTCGGTGGACTGGTCGATCGCGGCCAACTACAACAAGGTCGAAGTGATCAAGATCAATCAGGTGCCGGCGCAGCTGCTGCCACAGACCTTGCTCGACAGGACCGCGATCTCCGATCTGGAAACCGCATCGCCGAAAATGCGTCTCAACCTCGGCGCGCTGTGGAAGATCGGTAACTGGACCGTCAATCTGCGCGAAGCGATTTACGGCAAATCGTCCGAATGGCAGCACCCGGACGGTTCCAGCAACTACTACCTGACCAAGATCGCCACCAAGGCCATCACCGATCTGGAAGTGGGCTACAAGTTGAACAGCGCCTGGTCGCTGGCGGTGGGCGCCAATAACCTGTTCAACACCTACCCGAATGGTATCAATCCGGGAATGCTGGCGGAGCAGCGCGGCAACAACGACAACGGCGCCGTGACCGTTCTGCCAAGCTTCTCGCCGTTCGGCATCAATGGCGGCTACTACTACGCGCGCGCCAACTACAAGTTCTAA
- a CDS encoding c-type cytochrome, translated as MKDTLIKAALAIIATIAAAASSPSRAQETDGKALFLKNCAACHQATGKGIPGAFPALAGSKFAQGPGNEVASVLLKGRGGMPDFSDSLSDSDIATVLTFVRSSWGNKADGLNAEQVASLRTTLGVDPFGNSAMSNKH; from the coding sequence ATGAAAGATACCTTGATCAAGGCTGCACTGGCGATCATCGCGACGATTGCGGCGGCTGCATCGTCGCCGTCGCGGGCGCAGGAGACCGACGGCAAGGCGCTGTTCCTGAAAAACTGCGCCGCCTGCCATCAGGCCACCGGCAAAGGCATTCCCGGCGCCTTCCCGGCGCTGGCCGGCAGCAAGTTCGCACAAGGCCCGGGCAACGAGGTCGCTTCCGTGCTGCTGAAAGGGCGCGGCGGCATGCCGGACTTCAGCGACTCATTGAGCGACAGCGATATCGCCACCGTGCTGACCTTCGTGCGCTCCAGCTGGGGCAACAAGGCCGATGGCCTGAACGCAGAGCAGGTCGCATCGCTGCGCACCACGCTGGGCGTCGACCCGTTTGGCAATTCCGCCATGTCCAATAAACACTGA
- a CDS encoding Mu transposase C-terminal domain-containing protein, producing the protein MLLRNDLLHYTHPSPRTVRILWIAPEQSHVYVFDVAAHSADVEMIQLSALHADLRAGHVSVLPADPYLMVVSQELLPPKHLQLRARAWEIIEALVAQEPAIYEARQRGQLIAQATAQHQVSHPTIYRYLRRYWQRGQTPNALLPDYGNSGGRGKVRQSSAGVKRGRPRKNGADAGPGLNADEDIRRIFRVATARYAAANAKFSRLGAYQQMLADFFIERRIDTDSGRVQATAAMQQEVPTFGQFNYWLDHDDDRPPEVARRQPSDMAAGAQEQAMQPPLAVPLQGRPGAGFYLDAVRAEVQLVSRADRQQVIGRPLIYVVTDAFSRMVCGVYIGMGEVQWPHAMLALAHCGADKQRYAQQHGRRIEAEQWPCRHLPETLFANAALTLGWNGDTLLNNFNLRCVAAEHGVDDWRGVLEKRFRLLAPNLHGAPCRLDGVLDLNQFTRIVIDCVLYYNNRQQLAHADGATPRRLWDWGVEHRGGGLKIYPEHLIRCSLMPVAQATVTADGITLHDSVYTCTRAVNERWFERARQRGEWQVRVAYDPANMDMVYLLDAAAPMQFHACHLTDASVAHQHLSTAEIALLPRTQTAMPAAALRSTTQGYVSLVG; encoded by the coding sequence ATGCTACTGCGCAACGACCTGCTGCACTATACGCATCCGTCGCCGCGCACCGTCCGTATCTTGTGGATCGCTCCCGAGCAAAGCCACGTCTACGTATTCGACGTGGCGGCGCACTCGGCGGACGTGGAGATGATCCAGCTATCGGCGCTGCACGCCGACCTCCGGGCCGGCCACGTCAGCGTGCTGCCGGCCGACCCTTACCTGATGGTGGTCAGCCAGGAGCTGCTGCCACCCAAGCACCTGCAACTGCGTGCCCGCGCCTGGGAGATCATCGAGGCGCTGGTGGCGCAGGAGCCGGCCATCTACGAAGCGCGCCAGCGCGGTCAGTTAATTGCCCAGGCCACCGCCCAGCACCAGGTGTCGCATCCCACCATTTACCGCTACCTGCGCCGTTACTGGCAGCGCGGGCAGACCCCCAATGCGCTGCTGCCGGATTACGGCAATTCCGGCGGCCGCGGCAAGGTGCGGCAGTCGTCGGCGGGCGTCAAGCGCGGCAGGCCGCGTAAAAACGGCGCAGACGCCGGTCCGGGCCTGAATGCGGACGAGGACATCCGCCGCATCTTCCGCGTCGCCACGGCCCGCTACGCGGCCGCCAATGCCAAGTTCTCGCGGCTGGGCGCCTACCAGCAGATGCTGGCCGACTTCTTCATCGAACGCCGCATCGACACCGACTCGGGCCGGGTGCAGGCCACGGCGGCGATGCAGCAGGAAGTACCGACCTTCGGCCAGTTCAATTACTGGCTCGATCACGACGACGACCGGCCGCCGGAAGTGGCGCGCCGCCAGCCGTCCGATATGGCGGCCGGCGCGCAGGAGCAGGCCATGCAGCCGCCGCTGGCGGTGCCATTGCAGGGCCGTCCCGGCGCCGGCTTCTATCTGGATGCGGTGCGCGCCGAGGTGCAGCTGGTGTCGCGCGCCGACCGCCAGCAGGTCATCGGCCGGCCGCTGATATATGTGGTGACGGATGCCTTCAGCCGCATGGTGTGCGGCGTCTACATCGGCATGGGCGAGGTGCAGTGGCCGCACGCCATGCTGGCGCTGGCCCACTGCGGCGCCGACAAGCAGCGCTACGCCCAGCAGCACGGCCGCCGCATCGAGGCCGAGCAGTGGCCGTGTCGCCATCTACCGGAAACGCTGTTTGCCAACGCCGCGCTGACGCTGGGCTGGAACGGCGACACGCTGCTCAACAACTTCAACCTGCGCTGCGTGGCGGCCGAACATGGCGTGGATGACTGGCGCGGCGTGCTGGAAAAGCGTTTCCGTCTGCTGGCGCCGAATCTGCACGGCGCACCATGCCGGCTGGATGGCGTGCTGGATCTGAACCAGTTCACCCGCATCGTCATCGACTGCGTCCTGTACTACAACAACCGCCAGCAACTGGCGCACGCGGACGGCGCAACGCCGCGCCGCTTGTGGGACTGGGGCGTGGAGCATCGCGGCGGTGGCTTGAAGATCTATCCCGAGCACCTGATCCGCTGCAGCCTGATGCCGGTGGCGCAAGCTACGGTGACGGCGGATGGCATCACGCTGCATGACAGCGTGTACACCTGCACGCGCGCCGTCAACGAGCGCTGGTTCGAGCGCGCGCGTCAACGCGGGGAGTGGCAGGTGCGGGTGGCTTACGATCCGGCCAATATGGACATGGTTTATTTGCTGGACGCAGCTGCGCCGATGCAATTCCATGCCTGCCACCTGACCGATGCCAGCGTCGCGCACCAGCATCTGTCGACGGCGGAAATTGCACTGTTGCCGCGCACGCAGACCGCCATGCCCGCAGCTGCGCTACGTAGCACTACGCAGGGATACGTCAGCCTGGTCGGCTGA
- a CDS encoding flavin monoamine oxidase family protein encodes MDAWGMGIASTASAPPALSGSGKGKKVLILGAGLAGMTAAFELEKLGYKVQILEARAFAGGRCQTARKGFSLTELGGEKQTCAFDDGHYINHGPWRIPLHHQSTLHYTKLFEVPLEVMVNENDHAYVYSENAGPFAGKRVRLKEVKADMRGHVSELLAKSVKNHQLDQELSPDDQRLLLDYLQHEGALTANDLQYKGRSGRGYAVNPGAGLNPGPGTLSDPLGFKDLLASKLGNVYSAVQDFPMQNTMFQPVGGMDAIAKAFEKRVGKNIRYKSEVQTIRQNDKGVTVTYKDTGTNKVSSISADYCLCAIPLSVLRQIDTDFPDKFKKAVATVAYAPVGKIGLQMKRRFWEEDDHIYGGHIMTDVKGINQISVPSYGFQKKKGVLLGYYQYQTAAIETSALSLKERAEFALAAGQKIFPQYTENFETSFSVAWHRVQYNLGGWAEWTDKTRAAAYPTLVAGEGRILLAGEHLSYLTGWQAGAIESAWQQIAQIHERASA; translated from the coding sequence ATGGACGCCTGGGGCATGGGGATTGCCTCCACCGCTTCCGCGCCGCCGGCCCTGAGCGGCAGCGGCAAGGGCAAGAAGGTGCTGATCCTCGGCGCCGGCCTGGCCGGCATGACGGCGGCCTTTGAACTGGAGAAGCTGGGCTACAAGGTGCAGATCCTGGAGGCGCGCGCCTTCGCCGGCGGCCGTTGCCAGACGGCGCGCAAGGGTTTCAGCCTGACCGAACTGGGTGGCGAAAAACAGACTTGCGCGTTTGACGACGGCCATTACATCAATCACGGACCATGGCGCATTCCGCTGCACCATCAGTCGACGCTGCATTACACCAAGCTGTTCGAGGTGCCGCTGGAAGTGATGGTCAACGAAAACGACCACGCTTACGTCTATTCCGAGAACGCCGGCCCGTTCGCCGGCAAACGCGTGCGCCTGAAGGAAGTCAAGGCCGATATGCGCGGCCACGTGTCGGAGCTGCTGGCCAAGTCGGTCAAGAACCATCAGCTGGACCAGGAACTGAGCCCCGATGACCAGCGCCTGCTGCTGGACTACCTGCAGCACGAAGGCGCGCTGACCGCCAACGATCTGCAATACAAGGGCCGCAGCGGCCGTGGCTATGCAGTCAATCCTGGCGCCGGCCTGAATCCTGGTCCGGGCACGCTGTCCGATCCGCTGGGCTTCAAGGATCTGCTGGCGTCGAAGCTGGGCAACGTCTACAGCGCGGTGCAGGATTTCCCGATGCAGAACACCATGTTCCAGCCGGTCGGCGGCATGGACGCTATCGCCAAGGCGTTTGAAAAACGCGTCGGCAAAAACATCCGCTACAAGTCGGAAGTACAAACCATTCGTCAGAACGACAAGGGTGTGACGGTGACCTACAAGGACACCGGCACCAACAAGGTCAGCTCCATCAGCGCTGACTACTGCCTGTGCGCCATCCCGCTGTCGGTGCTGCGCCAGATCGATACCGATTTTCCGGACAAATTCAAGAAGGCCGTCGCCACCGTGGCGTACGCGCCGGTGGGCAAGATCGGCCTGCAGATGAAGCGCCGCTTCTGGGAAGAGGACGACCATATCTACGGTGGTCACATCATGACCGACGTAAAAGGCATCAACCAGATCTCGGTGCCGTCGTACGGCTTCCAGAAGAAGAAGGGCGTGCTGCTGGGTTATTACCAGTACCAGACTGCCGCGATCGAAACCAGTGCGCTGTCGCTCAAGGAGCGCGCCGAGTTTGCGCTGGCGGCGGGCCAGAAGATCTTCCCGCAATACACGGAGAACTTCGAGACCTCGTTCTCGGTGGCGTGGCACCGCGTGCAGTACAACCTGGGCGGCTGGGCCGAGTGGACCGACAAGACCCGCGCCGCCGCATATCCAACGCTGGTGGCGGGCGAGGGCCGTATCCTGCTGGCCGGCGAGCACCTGAGCTATCTGACCGGCTGGCAGGCCGGCGCCATTGAATCGGCATGGCAGCAGATCGCCCAGATCCATGAAAGGGCCAGCGCATGA
- a CDS encoding RidA family protein — MKKTIVTLLICAAFGSAHAAAPKADIVRHKIPNSDFPIALAVSIPPTATIHFISGQVPAVVNKDAPADSLESFGDTKAQSESVLKKIKEILQGMRLEMSDVVKMQVFLVGDPAKGGKADTKGFMEAYTQYFGASAQPSPQLNLPARAVVQVAGLSNPGWLVEIEVVAAKK; from the coding sequence ATGAAAAAGACCATCGTCACCCTGTTGATCTGCGCCGCTTTCGGCAGCGCGCACGCCGCCGCGCCGAAGGCCGACATCGTGCGTCACAAGATTCCCAATTCCGACTTCCCGATTGCGCTGGCGGTGTCGATTCCGCCGACCGCCACCATCCATTTCATCAGCGGCCAGGTACCGGCGGTGGTCAACAAGGATGCGCCGGCCGATTCGCTGGAATCCTTCGGCGACACCAAGGCGCAGTCGGAGTCGGTGCTGAAGAAGATCAAGGAAATCCTGCAGGGCATGAGGCTGGAGATGTCCGACGTGGTGAAGATGCAGGTGTTCCTGGTCGGCGATCCGGCCAAGGGCGGCAAGGCTGACACCAAGGGCTTCATGGAAGCCTATACCCAATATTTCGGCGCCAGTGCGCAGCCATCCCCTCAGCTCAACCTGCCGGCGCGCGCCGTGGTGCAGGTGGCGGGCCTGAGCAATCCGGGCTGGCTGGTGGAGATCGAAGTGGTCGCCGCCAAAAAATAA